NNNNNNNNNNNNNNNNNNNNNNNNNNNNNNNNNNNNNNNNNNNNNNNNNNNNNNNNNNNNNNNNNNNNNNNNNNNNNNNNNNNNNNNNNNNNNNNNNNNNNNNNNNNNNNNNNNNNNNNNNNNNNNNNNNNNNNNNNNNNNNNNNNNNNNNNNNNNNNNNNNNNNNNNNNNNNNNNNNNNNNNNNNNNNNNNNNNNNNNNNNNNTGCTTTGTGTTGATCCTTACACAGGAAATCGAGTAGAACATTCAAGACTTAGAAAAATAGGGGAAAAGAATTGATTTTCGTTGTGAATAAAATAGACAAGGGTTGTTTCTTACAGAAAAAAAGATGTGAACAGAAATGTCCATACATGACAATTTTTGCTTTGCTTGCAGCTATATTTGATGCATATGGAGCTTATCTTCATGGTTCTCAGGTTAGTGTCCTGAAAAAACAGAAAAGTGATGATTGTTATCAAACTAAAAATGAATATTGCACTTTGCTTTGCCTAAAAAGAGTCTCTGAAACTACACAATGCAGGGCACCCATATAAGCCAGCAACAACAATTGTTAAGTTCTGCTTCTCTGAATCAAATACCATATCATGCATACCCCTGGATGCAACACCCAGTGTATGTTGCTGCTGATGACAATACAATGCATGGGAATGATCAAAACAATGTAATGCATACATCTCTCTTTTGTAGCTACAACAATGTTGACAGCACAGAGGTATTTCAACCTTGCCAAAAAAAACTGTCTTTAAATAGTCTGAAAACACTGTTGTGCGTAGGTGAGCTTTCATACAAACCTGAGGGGAGACACTTCAAAGGGCAAGTCCACTCAAATGTCTCCACCACTCCAACACCCtgtaagtattttgcgaaaaaaattctgTCGTGACCAATAGAAGGGGGAAAAAGGCACCAAGACTTTGCTGATATTTTTCATAAAAAATGAATGAATGTGGGTTCTTTgcccatccaccccccccccctaaCAGACTTgtcatatatgttgatgtatagtAGTAAAAGTAATTCTTTTGACATAGAATCCCAAAAAATGTATAGTAATAAAATGTACTCTTTCAACGATATGTACGTGCACAAAGAATAAACTGCTGTTGTCAGCAGTACAAAATCAACAAAAAAGTAACTGAATGGTGTTTTTACTTTTCAGGGGGCTAGAtatggatcctcacaatcgcaagaaGATCACCTACTCCGTACTGAGGTAGGTTTTTTGGATATCTGTGTCACACGAacaaaaattgtgtgcatgttgggTAGAACTATGGAAAATTCTCTGATTATTCTTTGTTTTTCTGGAAAAAAAAACTGCAGAATGATATGTACATGATAACTGGGCGATATGGGAGATCATCCGAAGATACAGCCCGGCCTGATGCTCGTTCTGCAGATCAGTGTTTGTCTGAACTTGATACACAACATGAAGAAGAGGTGGAACCTTTTGTTGACAACCATTTTACAGAAAGCTTGAATAATTTGAAATGGGACAGAGATATGGAGATGGATGGAGGAAACAAAAACTGCTTGATAGATTCAACCGATAATCCTTTTGACAGTGATTCTGAGGATGATCTTCCTCCAACGTTGTTGCAAAGAAGCTCTGATATGACTGCTGTAACTGCTGGACAACAAGAAAATAATGGTGCAGCTGATGAAGTTGAACAATTGACACAGGAAGATATACTGATTTTCCTTGAAAATGACAGTATAGTTGCTGCCCAGAGTTCTAGTCAGGAAGTGCGTAGCCATCACGTACCCCTTGTGAACATGGTCTTTGATACGGAGGATGCAGCTTACACCTTTTACAATGAATATGCCTCAATTGCTGGATTTTCTGTGAAGAAGGCAGCCCGCTTTTGTGGCAAGAAACAAGGTGGCAGTGCACCAACTCGGCTAACTTTCAAGTGCAATCGGTCAGGAAAAGTAATTGACGAAGAAGAACAAGAGAATAGGAGAAAGAAACGACGTGAGACAAGGCAACAGAAAACAGGACAAGAGCCCTATCGGAACGCGAGGAAGAAGAAAGCAAACACCATTGCAATAACAGGGTGTAAAGCTCAGCTCATTGTCGTGAAGAAGGATGAGAAGTGGGTGATAACAACCATAAACCTAGAACACAACCATGATTTGAGTCCTCACACAGAAGTGAAATACCTTCGTTCTCATAAGCACATGACGGAGGAGGAGAAGCTCCTAATCCGAACATTCAATACTGTGAAGCTACCAACAAGAAAAATAATGGCAATCCTAAGTTACTTGAGAGGTGGAAACACTCCTTATACAAAAAAGCATGTCAGCAATGTTAGGACAGCCATTGGCAAAGAGAGCAATCAAAATGACATGATGCAGGTGCTAACATATTTCAGGAAGAGACAAGCTGAAGATCCACAATTTTACTATGCGTTCAAGACAGCTAAAGTCTCTGATGAAGCAAGTAAAGTTTTGTGCATTTTCTGGGCTGACGGGTATTCTAGGAAGATGTATGAGCTGTACGGAAACTGCCTCAGCTTTGATACAACATTTAAGACAAACAGATACAACCTTCCATTTGCTCCCTTTGTTGGAATCACAGGACATGGCCAAAACTGTTTGTTTGCTTGCTCTATCATTGAGAATGAAACAGCTGACACCTTCCAATGGTTGTTTGAGACGTTCTTGCATTGCATGGGTGGCAAATCTCCATCCACAATCATCACAGATGAGGATGCTGGGATGAAGACAGCTATCCCTCTAGTTTTCCCCCATATCTGCCACAGACGTTGTTTGTTTCATATTAAAAAGAAGGCTGAGGAAAAATGTACTAGGACTTTTGCTGCAAATAAAAGCCTGCATGTTGATTTCAGTGACATCATACACAACTCTCTGACGGTGACTGAGTTTGAGAACTTGTGGACACAGATGCTCCAGAAATACAACATTGGGCATGTGAAGTATTTCCAAATCATGTGGAAGAAAAGGAAAAGTTTTGTCCCTGTGTATTTCAAGAAGAACTTCTTCCCCTTCATTCACTCTACTGCACGTAGTGAAGGCACCAATGCCATATTCAAGGACAACATCACGTCAACTCACAACGTGATAAGCTTCCTACAAGAGTACCAGAAGATTTCAGAAACTATACAAGATAAGGAGCAGGAGCAAGACTCTATCACTAGAACAAATTCGCCAACATTGTGGGCACAAAGTGAACTTGAGTTGCAAGCTGCAAAAATGTACAAACGGAAGATATTTTACAGATTCCAACAACAGATAAAGTTTGTGTTGAATTTGCATGTTGAAGAGGTTGAGAGAAATGTGAAATATGAAGTTTACAAGACACCAATGCTAGCTGAAAAAGATTTCAGAATAAGAAGATTTGTTGTGATTGTGAACATGCAGCAACAGGAGTTCAGTTGTATTTGTGGGAAATTTCAGAAGGATGGCATTGTGTGCAGCCATGTCTTGAGAGTACTTTCTCATCTCAACATGTCTACGCTGCCAGAGAAATATTACATAGACAGGTGGAGGCCAAAAAATACAAAGGACATACGGGAcatccgtttcaatgttcctttggaacTAACTGCTGGAAGTCAACACTTAAGGTATACCTTGCTCTCCAACAGGCTCAATGAGATGGCCTCAGATGGTGCATCAACAAACAGAAAATATCTATATGTTGTAGCAGAAAGTGAAAGGGTGTAATAGAGGTTGGATGAGATGACTAAAGAAGATGAACTTGCAGAAGCACAACAAGCAAATATTGACAAGGACACAACAGAGTTTGATGCAGGACCGTATCCTGATGGCTATGGGGACAATCTTCAGGATCCTGATGTTGCAGTATCGAAAGGGCGTCCACAAAAAGGACGTTACAAAACTTTCATGGAAGGTTTACTATCTAAACAGAAAGTCACATGCAGTCGTTGCGGGGAGCCTGATCACTATAAAAATAGTTGTACGGCAAGACCTGAAGATATCGATtttgtgacgccccgagtccgatgctcgagaagacttccttatgttccgggtttcgtcgtgtgttttgtttggttctttgcattcatctttggttcttgtgcattgcatcatgtcatcatgcaacctgtTTTAAAACTCTCTAaacaaattgcatagatcgttgatctatttaaatcgagggaacccacatggtgatttctctttaaaacatatcctcccaatatttagggagctattataaagtattccattaatttggaattatcCGCAACCCACTTGCATGTTAAATCTTTGACCTTTCCTTCTTCGATTTCCAACTCTCAAACTTTGTAGATAATTCTTTTGTTCTTTTTCCAAGCTCCACCAAAAACCTGAACATTTTTGGCCACACCAAACCTAGTCCCaattcaaaaccatttgaattatattcaaatgaatttgaatttaattcctgcaatcttgccacttctatttttctgtGGTCATGCTTATTTTTACGAGTCTAGTAAAATTGTCCTCATGCTCAAACTCTTTTCCCTAACCCCCCCTTctttttcctttctctctatttcttttcggttaaagaagaaagagagagagagcccaaCCCCGCAATCCCTTCAGCCGGCGCCCTCCccgctgggccggcctgctaggcccAGCTGCGCTCCAGCAGGCCCAGCCTGCGTGCCCTAACCCTAGGCCTCGGCCTCTCCCGCATCGCTCTCTCCCCATCTCACCAACTCCCTCGCatcctcccctcgcgccgccagaaccCCGTCGCCCGAACCCACCATCTCCCCGATCCCCTCGTCTCCTTCCCCTGCTctccgccgccacccactcacacCTTCGTGCACGCCTCCCTGATCCAGCGTCCTGCTACCTCCTCCGCCTCGATCCGGTGCCGCCAGAGGCCACCCGTGTCGCCCAGGCACTAGCTTCCCCTTCCACCGTCGCCCTCACCTTCCGGCCATGGCCACGGCTACCCCGCCGTCCCGGCTCCCCGGCGAGCCGCCTCCTGCCGTCTCCGGCCGACTACACGAGCATCCGAGGCCCAACCCTTCGACCGCGCGCCCGTTCTCCTCTGCGCCGTCTTCGTCGAGCCAGAAGGACGAACCAGCGAGCCGTCGTTGCCCGCTGCTGCTTCGTCCATCGACCCCTGCCTCCAGCCATCGCGCATCGCCTCTGCCTCTGCATCCGGTGGCCGTGGCGCCTCGCTGTGTCGCCAAATCACGTCGTCGTGCCCCTGTGCAATCGTGTTCTAGCCCGAGGAGATGGCTGCGTCAACCTCTTGTTTGCCTCCGGTTGTCGTCGCCACCATGGCTTCCTGACCTCTTCACAGCCCGCATGCCGCATCTGCCTAGCGCCGTTGACGTCAAGACCGTGGACACAACAACCGTGGGTGCCAAGTTCCCCTTCCGGAGTCGTCAAGTGCATGAGGACCCCGATCCCGAGAACGACTACTACACCAGAACGCCAAGTACATGGATACACCAAGTTCTTCTCCGATACGTGTACGACAAGACGCGGGAGAACGACTTCATGGACCGACAGGTCACACGACGACCGTTgcccgccaagtaccccttcggagcgTCAAGTTTGACTaccatcgccgagatcgcgagaacctctaccgacgacctcggAGTGTGTACGATGACCGTTGCCAAAGCCCCGTACCTCTACCGCTTTCCAAACACGAACGTCTACTTCCCTCGTCGACCCATGAACGACTACGTCCTCTTCGACTCTTGAACGCCTACTTCCGctacgaacttgatccgttccaaaagcacgcttcgaaggtatatccGCCAGAACGATGTTGTGGACCGTATGCATGTGACGTGTTGTTTGAGATGCATGTTAGTTGTTGTAATCCACCCGTGGTCCTTAGttgttcctcctcgttgccatgccgtcgacacgtgggaacccggtaaccgggagcaccccaccatccttgcatgacacgctcccgtcacacttccttgcaccggtatctccgtgagctaccggaacccatatggtgccgtggcatcattttcggattcgttgccgtggccctttttctttccaccacggtgaaaaatgcttcataatgctcttgtcaacttttaataaaaaattgcataaacttgcacatgtcatccgcatcatgataacaactttaaGATTGGTTAAAaattttgtttgcattaaattactaatgcatatggggatttatcggatttgttgtttgttatatccggccccatttaaaactatttaaatggtatagttttgttatgcttcacctcttgccatgttaaacaacatttaatattgttgagtacctaaccgggagagaactaaataattgatgtggtgttccgtcaatatgcaactcattgcatattgagctccacttaatttgtaggattgcttgtgcactttgccatgccatgcttctttaaaccggacatgcatcatactggtTGTGCATCgtgtcatgcttatgtggtggttgtttactatgttgtttgcttctttccggtgttgcttcttcgggttggttccgataacgtcatgtttgtgaggattcgttcgactacgtccgtttgtcttcttcatggactcgttcttcttccttgcgggatttcaggcaagatgaccatacccttgcaatcacttctatttttgcttgctagttgctcgctcttttgccatgcctatggTGCGATACCtaacactttcttatcatgcctcccatattgttgaaccaagcctctaacccaccttgtcctagcaaaccattgtttggctatgttaccgctttgctcagcccctcttatagcgttgttagtt
The sequence above is a segment of the Triticum dicoccoides isolate Atlit2015 ecotype Zavitan chromosome 1A, WEW_v2.0, whole genome shotgun sequence genome. Coding sequences within it:
- the LOC119349972 gene encoding LOW QUALITY PROTEIN: protein FAR1-RELATED SEQUENCE 5-like (The sequence of the model RefSeq protein was modified relative to this genomic sequence to represent the inferred CDS: substituted 2 bases at 2 genomic stop codons), which encodes MDPHNRKKITYSNDMYMITGRYGRSSEDTARPDARSADQCLSELDTQHEEEVEPFVDNHFTESLNNLKWDRDMEMDGGNKNCLIDSTDNPFDSDSEDDLPPTLLQRSSDMTAVTAGQQENNGAADEVEQLTQEDILIFLENDSIVAAQSSSQETAKVSDEASKVLCIFWADGYSRKMYELYGNCLSFDTTFKTNRYNLPFAPFVGITGHGQNCLFACSIIENETADTFQWLFETFLHCMGGKSPSTIITDEDAGMKTAIPLVFPHICHRRCLFHIKKKAEEKCTRTFAANKSLHKRKSFVPVYFKKNFFPFIHSTARSEGTNAIFKDNITSTHNVISFLQEYQKISETIQDKEQEQDSITRTNSPTLWAQSELELQAAKINVKYEVYKTPMLAEKDFRIRRFVVIVNMQQQEFSCICGKFQKDGIVCSHVLRVLSHLNMSTLPEKYYIDRWRPKNTKDIRDIRFNVPLELTAGSQHLRYTLLSNRLNEMASDGASTNRKYLYVVAESERVXXRLDEMTKEDELAEAQQANIDKDTTEFDAGPYPDGYGDNLQDPDVAVSKGRPQKGRYKTFMEGLLSKQKVTCSRCGEPDHYKNSCTIILLFFFQAPPKT